In one Modestobacter sp. L9-4 genomic region, the following are encoded:
- a CDS encoding LLM class flavin-dependent oxidoreductase, whose protein sequence is MTEAPALTSPADPFTGDDAGARPPLVAHWFLPTYGDSRGLVGGGHGMAATAAGGSRPASLGYLTQVVRAAETVGFEAALTPAGLWCEDAWLTTAMLAGASERLKFLVAFRPGLLSPTLAAQMAATFQRHSGGRLLLNVVTGGEPAEQRAYGDFLGKDDRYRRCGEFLQVVRGLWRGETVDLAGEHVQVEGAKLETVPDPVPPVYFGGSSPLAGEVAAEHSDVYLTWGEPPAQVAEKIEWIRGLAAARGRTVRFGIRLHVITRDTSDAAWAQAETLLAGIPQGMIDKVQANLARSESEGQRRMRALHSGGTARAADLEVSPNLWAGVGLVRGGAGTALVGSHTEVADRIAEYHALGIDEFVLSGHPHLEEAYWVGEGVLPELGRRGLWVPPAGSPAAASAPASIPFTGR, encoded by the coding sequence ATGACCGAAGCCCCTGCCCTCACCTCCCCCGCCGACCCGTTCACCGGCGACGACGCCGGCGCGCGCCCGCCGCTGGTCGCGCACTGGTTCCTGCCCACCTACGGCGACTCCCGCGGCCTGGTCGGCGGCGGCCACGGCATGGCCGCCACGGCCGCCGGCGGCTCCCGGCCGGCGTCGCTGGGCTACCTGACCCAGGTCGTGCGGGCCGCGGAGACCGTGGGCTTCGAGGCCGCACTGACCCCGGCCGGCCTGTGGTGCGAGGACGCGTGGCTGACCACCGCCATGCTCGCCGGGGCCAGCGAGCGGCTGAAGTTCCTCGTCGCCTTCCGCCCCGGCCTGTTGTCCCCCACCCTCGCCGCGCAGATGGCCGCCACCTTCCAGCGGCACTCCGGTGGCCGGCTGCTGCTCAACGTCGTCACCGGCGGCGAGCCGGCCGAGCAGCGCGCCTACGGCGACTTCCTGGGCAAGGACGACCGCTACCGCCGCTGCGGGGAGTTCCTGCAGGTCGTGCGCGGGCTGTGGCGCGGGGAGACCGTCGACCTGGCCGGCGAGCACGTGCAGGTGGAGGGCGCGAAGCTCGAGACCGTGCCGGACCCGGTCCCGCCGGTCTACTTCGGTGGTTCCTCCCCGCTGGCCGGCGAGGTCGCCGCCGAGCACTCCGACGTCTACCTGACCTGGGGCGAGCCGCCGGCGCAGGTGGCGGAGAAGATCGAGTGGATCCGCGGCCTCGCCGCCGCGCGCGGGCGCACCGTGCGCTTCGGCATCCGGCTGCACGTCATCACCCGGGACACCTCCGACGCCGCGTGGGCGCAGGCGGAGACCCTGCTGGCCGGCATCCCGCAGGGGATGATCGACAAGGTGCAGGCGAACCTCGCCCGCAGCGAGTCCGAGGGCCAGCGGCGGATGCGCGCGCTGCACTCCGGCGGCACCGCCCGCGCCGCCGACCTCGAGGTCTCCCCCAACCTGTGGGCCGGCGTCGGCCTGGTCCGCGGCGGTGCCGGGACGGCGCTCGTCGGCAGCCACACCGAGGTCGCCGACCGCATCGCGGAGTACCACGCGCTGGGCATCGACGAGTTCGTGCTGTCGGGCCACCCGCACCTGGAGGAGGCGTACTGGGTCGGCGAGGGCGTGCTGCCCGAGCTCGGCCGCCGCGGCCTGTGGGTGCCCCCGGCCGGGTCGCCGGCCGCCGCGTCCGCACCCGCGTCGATCCCCTTCACCGGCCGATGA
- the rpsA gene encoding 30S ribosomal protein S1, whose amino-acid sequence MTSTQVRPDSTPQVAVNDIGTAEDFLAAIDQTIKYFNDGDIVEGVIVKVDRDEVLLDIGYKTEGVIPSRELSIKHDVDPTEVVKVGDEVEALVLQKEDKEGRLILSKKRAQYERAWGTIEAKKEADEVVTGIVIEVVKGGLILDIGLRGFLPASLVEMRRVRDLQPYVGRELEAKIIELDKNRNNVVLSRRQWLEQTQSEVRSEFLNKLAKGQVRTGVVSSIVNFGAFVDLGGVDGLVHVSELSWKHIDHPSEVVEVGQEVTVEVLDVDLDRERVSLSLKATQEDPWRQFARTHQIGQVVPGKVTKLVPFGAFVRVDEGIEGLVHISELAERHVEIPEQVVQVGDEILVKVIDIDLDRRRISLSLKQANEGVIGDEEQFDPAAYGMSASYDEQGNYIYPEGFDPETGEWLEGYDEARERWEKQYADAQARFEAHRKQIAEAKAADAEAAAGGSYSSAAEVDDDESGASTGGTLASDEALAALRAKLAGGE is encoded by the coding sequence ATGACCTCCACCCAGGTCCGTCCCGACAGCACCCCCCAGGTCGCGGTGAACGACATCGGCACCGCCGAGGACTTCCTCGCCGCCATCGACCAGACCATCAAGTACTTCAACGACGGCGACATCGTCGAAGGCGTGATCGTCAAGGTCGACCGGGACGAGGTGCTGCTGGACATCGGCTACAAGACCGAGGGCGTCATCCCCTCGCGTGAGCTGTCCATCAAGCACGACGTCGACCCCACCGAGGTCGTCAAGGTCGGCGACGAGGTGGAAGCCCTCGTCCTCCAGAAGGAGGACAAGGAGGGCCGGCTGATCCTGTCCAAGAAGCGCGCACAGTACGAGCGCGCCTGGGGCACGATCGAGGCCAAGAAGGAGGCCGACGAGGTCGTCACCGGCATCGTCATCGAGGTCGTCAAGGGCGGCCTCATCCTCGACATCGGCCTGCGCGGGTTCCTCCCCGCCTCGCTGGTCGAGATGCGTCGCGTCCGCGACCTGCAGCCCTACGTGGGCCGCGAGCTCGAGGCCAAGATCATCGAGCTCGACAAGAACCGCAACAACGTCGTCCTCTCCCGCCGGCAGTGGCTGGAGCAGACCCAGTCCGAGGTCCGCAGCGAGTTCCTCAACAAGCTCGCCAAGGGCCAGGTCCGCACGGGCGTCGTCTCCTCGATCGTCAACTTCGGTGCCTTCGTGGACCTGGGTGGCGTCGACGGCCTGGTGCACGTCTCCGAGCTGTCCTGGAAGCACATCGACCACCCGTCCGAGGTCGTCGAGGTCGGCCAGGAGGTCACCGTCGAGGTCCTCGACGTCGACCTGGACCGTGAGCGGGTCTCCCTGTCGCTGAAGGCGACGCAGGAGGACCCGTGGCGTCAGTTCGCCCGCACGCACCAGATCGGGCAGGTCGTGCCCGGCAAGGTCACCAAGCTGGTGCCCTTCGGTGCGTTCGTGCGCGTCGACGAGGGCATCGAGGGCCTGGTCCACATCTCCGAGCTGGCCGAGCGCCACGTGGAGATCCCGGAGCAGGTCGTGCAGGTCGGCGACGAGATCCTGGTCAAGGTCATCGACATCGACCTGGACCGCCGCCGCATCTCGCTGTCGCTCAAGCAGGCCAACGAGGGCGTCATCGGCGACGAGGAGCAGTTCGACCCCGCCGCCTACGGCATGTCCGCGTCCTACGACGAGCAGGGCAACTACATCTACCCGGAGGGCTTCGACCCGGAGACCGGCGAGTGGCTCGAGGGCTACGACGAGGCCCGCGAGCGCTGGGAGAAGCAGTACGCCGACGCCCAGGCCCGCTTCGAGGCGCACCGCAAGCAGATCGCCGAGGCCAAGGCGGCCGACGCCGAGGCAGCTGCCGGTGGCAGCTACTCCAGCGCCGCCGAGGTCGACGACGACGAGAGCGGTGCCTCGACCGGTGGCACCCTGGCCTCCGACGAGGCGCTCGCCGCGCTGCGCGCCAAGCTCGCCGGCGGCGAGTGA
- the coaE gene encoding dephospho-CoA kinase, which yields MLRIGLTGGIGSGKSTVAALLAGRGAQVVDADRIAREVLEPGTPGLAAVVAEFGPGVIGADGALDRAALASIVFGDPAARARLDGIVHPLVRARAAEAVAAAPADAVVVQDVPLLVETGQAGSFDLVLVVEADAGTRLARLVGRGLSADDARARMASQATDGQRRAVADVVLRNDGDRAALAAAVDRFWDERVAPTLG from the coding sequence GTGCTGAGGATCGGGTTGACCGGTGGGATCGGGTCGGGCAAGAGCACGGTCGCCGCGCTGCTGGCCGGGCGCGGGGCGCAGGTGGTGGACGCCGACCGGATCGCCCGCGAGGTGCTGGAGCCCGGCACACCGGGGCTGGCGGCAGTCGTCGCGGAGTTCGGGCCCGGGGTCATCGGCGCGGACGGCGCGCTGGACCGGGCCGCCCTGGCGTCGATCGTCTTCGGCGACCCCGCGGCCCGGGCGCGCCTCGACGGCATCGTCCACCCACTGGTGCGTGCCCGGGCCGCTGAGGCGGTCGCTGCCGCCCCCGCGGACGCGGTCGTGGTGCAGGACGTCCCCCTGCTCGTGGAGACCGGGCAGGCGGGCAGCTTCGACCTGGTGCTCGTGGTGGAGGCCGACGCCGGCACCCGGCTGGCGCGGCTGGTCGGCCGCGGGCTGTCCGCGGACGACGCCCGGGCACGGATGGCCAGCCAGGCGACCGACGGGCAGCGGCGGGCCGTCGCCGACGTGGTGCTGCGCAACGACGGCGACCGGGCGGCGCTGGCCGCGGCGGTGGACCGGTTCTGGGACGAGCGGGTGGCCCCGACCCTCGGCTGA
- a CDS encoding HNH endonuclease, whose translation MALDRAARLRAAVDRDGPTCIWCAREFGEHVEPSTEHVVPRVKGGPSWLENEVAACRRCNSDRGHVAPVEWLEECLRRGWHPDEPRLARVLTALEAAIAERGGQRRARPYLDAQLRRLRRRGGATGQQAG comes from the coding sequence ATGGCACTGGACCGCGCCGCCCGCCTGCGGGCCGCCGTCGACCGCGACGGGCCCACCTGCATCTGGTGCGCCCGGGAGTTCGGCGAGCACGTCGAGCCCAGCACCGAGCACGTCGTCCCCCGGGTCAAGGGCGGGCCGTCGTGGCTGGAGAACGAGGTCGCCGCCTGCCGCCGGTGCAACTCCGACCGCGGGCACGTCGCCCCGGTGGAGTGGCTGGAGGAGTGCCTGCGCCGCGGCTGGCACCCCGACGAGCCCCGGCTGGCCCGGGTGCTGACCGCGCTGGAGGCGGCGATCGCCGAGCGCGGCGGTCAGCGCCGCGCCCGGCCGTACCTGGACGCGCAACTGCGCCGGTTGCGCCGCCGGGGCGGCGCGACCGGGCAGCAGGCGGGCTGA
- a CDS encoding zinc-binding dehydrogenase, producing the protein MPDADVVVLDPDDGLADAAVAAIGLSGVAAWAALGSRAQLQPGECVLVLGAGGAVGQAGIGAARAMGAGRVVAVCRPGAAVTRARQAGADAVVELGPDADELVTLLAEAVGGAADVVLDPVFGAVATAASRVLAPGGRLVNLGSVAGDTAEFASALLRSRSASVLGYTNNALGPDERATALRAVLARAAAGELTVAHETLPLRDVRRAWERAAAGSGDRLVLVPD; encoded by the coding sequence GTGCCGGACGCCGACGTCGTGGTCCTGGACCCCGACGACGGGCTGGCCGACGCCGCGGTCGCCGCGATCGGCCTCTCCGGGGTCGCCGCCTGGGCGGCGCTGGGCAGCCGGGCGCAGCTGCAGCCCGGCGAGTGCGTCCTGGTGCTGGGTGCTGGGGGAGCGGTCGGCCAGGCGGGCATCGGCGCGGCCCGCGCCATGGGGGCCGGCCGGGTGGTCGCGGTGTGCCGGCCCGGCGCCGCGGTGACGCGCGCACGGCAGGCCGGTGCCGACGCCGTCGTGGAGCTGGGACCGGACGCCGACGAGCTGGTCACGCTGCTGGCCGAGGCCGTCGGCGGCGCCGCCGACGTGGTGCTCGACCCGGTGTTCGGTGCCGTGGCGACCGCCGCGAGCCGGGTGCTCGCCCCGGGCGGGCGGCTGGTCAACCTGGGCAGCGTCGCGGGGGACACCGCGGAGTTCGCCTCGGCACTGCTGCGCAGCCGGAGCGCCTCCGTGCTCGGGTACACCAACAACGCTCTCGGCCCCGACGAGCGCGCCACCGCACTGCGCGCCGTCCTGGCCCGCGCCGCGGCCGGGGAGCTCACCGTCGCCCACGAGACGCTGCCGCTGCGCGACGTCCGGCGGGCGTGGGAACGGGCAGCGGCCGGCTCCGGCGACCGGCTCGTCCTCGTCCCCGACTGA
- a CDS encoding sigma-70 family RNA polymerase sigma factor, with the protein MGLVTRPARSTEDGAADLELLRRVAAGDRGAIDDLYQRFRRPAFALARRVLADDVLAEDVLQDVFLGIWRDPGAFDGARGSVASWLLTMVHHKAVDAVRREESHRRRTARAEDDLALSAPVQTSDVEDDAWERMEAGRVRSALRALPEPQREALTLAYYGGYTQREVAALTGTPLGTVKTRMLAGMRRLKDTLGTGMPGITPADGTTR; encoded by the coding sequence ATGGGCCTCGTGACTCGACCTGCGCGCAGCACCGAGGACGGCGCTGCCGACCTCGAACTGCTGCGGCGGGTCGCTGCGGGCGACCGTGGCGCCATCGACGACCTGTACCAGCGGTTCCGCCGTCCGGCCTTCGCGCTGGCGCGCCGGGTGCTGGCCGACGACGTGCTGGCCGAGGACGTGCTGCAGGACGTGTTCCTGGGCATCTGGCGCGACCCGGGGGCCTTCGACGGCGCCCGCGGCAGCGTGGCCTCCTGGCTGCTGACGATGGTGCACCACAAGGCCGTCGACGCCGTCCGGCGCGAGGAGTCCCACCGCCGCCGCACCGCGCGCGCCGAGGACGACCTGGCGCTGTCGGCGCCGGTGCAGACCAGCGACGTCGAGGACGACGCCTGGGAGCGGATGGAGGCCGGCCGCGTGCGCAGCGCGCTGCGGGCACTGCCCGAGCCGCAGCGCGAGGCGCTGACCCTGGCCTACTACGGGGGCTACACGCAGCGGGAGGTGGCGGCGCTGACCGGCACCCCACTGGGCACCGTCAAGACCCGCATGCTCGCCGGGATGCGCCGGCTGAAGGACACGCTCGGCACCGGCATGCCCGGCATCACCCCGGCCGACGGGACGACCCGATGA
- a CDS encoding SsgA family sporulation/cell division regulator — MPAALVYDAQDPFAVRVRFGDGGEDEFDRGLDDGALHGLEDGPDEDGGVEWLLSRDLLRSGLTGPAGEGDVRLWPARGGLDVLFLQLRAPSGEALFELSAAVVGDFLRETEQLVAVGQESEALRVDDELLALLQGGSDPSGA, encoded by the coding sequence GTGCCGGCGGCACTGGTCTACGACGCGCAGGACCCCTTCGCCGTCCGGGTCCGCTTCGGCGACGGCGGCGAGGACGAGTTCGACCGCGGGCTGGACGACGGCGCCCTGCACGGCCTGGAGGACGGCCCGGACGAGGACGGCGGCGTCGAGTGGCTGCTGAGCCGCGACCTGCTGCGCTCCGGGCTCACCGGGCCGGCCGGCGAGGGCGACGTGCGGCTGTGGCCGGCCCGCGGTGGGCTCGACGTGCTCTTCCTGCAGCTGCGTGCACCCTCGGGCGAGGCGCTGTTCGAGCTGTCGGCCGCCGTCGTGGGCGATTTCCTGCGCGAGACGGAGCAGCTGGTGGCCGTCGGACAGGAGAGCGAGGCGCTCCGCGTCGACGACGAGCTGCTGGCGCTGCTGCAGGGCGGCTCGGACCCCTCGGGCGCCTGA
- a CDS encoding MOSC N-terminal beta barrel domain-containing protein, with translation MSQDAGTGGAGQDVVGVVEEISVYPVKSLAGRTLAAVEVDDAGLRGDRAYAVVDADSGERVTVKTTPQLHGIVPTGDPEADTITVTQVLGRPVRLARSAGGPQVDAAAVHLVSRGAIDRAAAGDVPEGCSADDPRANLLLQLSGGGDERDWVGRRLQVGGAELEVVRTPKHCLGVYAEVRTPGRVAAGDAVRLLG, from the coding sequence GTGAGCCAGGACGCAGGCACGGGCGGGGCAGGACAGGACGTCGTGGGCGTGGTCGAGGAGATCTCGGTCTACCCGGTGAAGTCCCTGGCCGGCCGCACGCTGGCCGCCGTCGAGGTCGACGACGCCGGGCTGCGCGGCGACCGGGCGTACGCGGTGGTGGACGCGGACTCCGGCGAGCGGGTCACGGTGAAGACCACCCCGCAGCTGCACGGGATCGTCCCCACCGGCGATCCCGAGGCCGACACGATCACCGTCACCCAGGTGCTGGGCCGCCCGGTGCGGCTGGCCCGCTCCGCCGGTGGCCCCCAGGTCGACGCCGCGGCGGTGCACCTGGTCTCCCGCGGGGCGATCGACCGGGCGGCCGCCGGCGACGTCCCCGAGGGGTGCTCGGCCGACGACCCCCGGGCGAACCTGCTGCTGCAGCTGTCCGGCGGCGGCGACGAGCGCGACTGGGTGGGCCGGCGGCTGCAGGTGGGCGGCGCGGAGCTCGAGGTCGTCCGCACCCCCAAGCACTGCCTGGGCGTCTACGCCGAGGTGCGCACCCCCGGCCGGGTCGCCGCCGGGGACGCCGTCCGGCTGCTGGGCTGA
- a CDS encoding MFS transporter: MSAAAVAADRPEDQRQADGRTVLTASLIGTTIEWYDFFLFATAAGIVFPKVFYGDNDPTVASLLSFATFAVGFLARPIGGLVFGHIGDRVGRRTTLIVTMAMTGVSTALIGLLPSHDSIGIWAPVLLVVLRVLQGIAVGGEWGGAVLLAVEYAPPGRRGLYGATPQVGLGLGLALGTGAFALLGSLMDDDDFLRWGWRIAFVSSLVLVLVGLVVRLKVLETPAFRRVQEQADVARVPVVEVFRDRPSRRNLGWALLARWAEGASFNCWGVFVLTYTVTRVGMDRNDVLVAVTVAALVEAAVVPLAGAWSDRIGRGRVFAVGCALLAVGVFPAFAGLRTGHVVVVGIVLVVMLGISYGLTSGAESTLFAELFPTRTRYTGMSLAFQGGGIYASGFTPLILTALIAATDGAPWLAAGYLLLLAVVSGISALRARPLEHL, encoded by the coding sequence ATGAGCGCCGCGGCGGTGGCCGCCGACCGGCCGGAGGACCAGCGGCAGGCCGACGGGCGGACGGTGCTCACCGCGTCGCTGATCGGCACCACGATCGAGTGGTACGACTTCTTCCTCTTCGCCACCGCCGCCGGGATCGTCTTCCCGAAGGTCTTCTACGGCGACAACGACCCGACGGTGGCCTCGCTGCTGTCCTTCGCGACCTTCGCGGTGGGCTTCCTGGCCCGCCCGATCGGCGGGCTGGTCTTCGGCCACATCGGCGACCGGGTCGGGCGGCGGACCACGCTGATCGTGACGATGGCCATGACCGGCGTCTCGACCGCGCTGATCGGCCTGCTGCCCAGTCACGACTCGATCGGCATCTGGGCACCGGTGCTGCTCGTGGTGCTGCGGGTCCTGCAGGGCATCGCGGTCGGCGGTGAGTGGGGCGGCGCCGTCCTGCTCGCCGTCGAGTACGCCCCGCCCGGCCGCCGCGGCCTCTACGGCGCCACCCCGCAGGTCGGCCTCGGCCTGGGGCTGGCGCTGGGCACGGGTGCCTTCGCGCTCCTCGGCTCCCTGATGGACGACGACGACTTCCTCCGCTGGGGCTGGCGGATCGCCTTCGTGTCCAGTCTCGTGCTGGTGCTGGTCGGCCTGGTCGTGCGGCTGAAGGTGCTGGAGACCCCGGCCTTCCGGCGGGTCCAGGAGCAGGCCGACGTCGCCCGGGTGCCGGTGGTCGAGGTGTTCCGCGACCGGCCGTCCCGGCGCAACCTCGGCTGGGCGCTGCTGGCCCGCTGGGCGGAGGGCGCGTCGTTCAACTGCTGGGGCGTGTTCGTCCTGACCTACACCGTCACCCGGGTCGGCATGGACCGCAATGACGTGCTGGTCGCGGTGACGGTCGCCGCGCTCGTGGAGGCAGCCGTCGTCCCCCTCGCCGGCGCGTGGAGCGACCGGATCGGCCGGGGACGGGTGTTCGCCGTGGGCTGTGCGCTGCTCGCGGTCGGGGTCTTCCCCGCCTTCGCCGGGCTGCGCACCGGTCACGTGGTGGTGGTCGGGATCGTGCTGGTGGTGATGCTCGGGATCAGCTACGGGCTCACCAGCGGCGCGGAGTCCACCCTGTTCGCCGAGCTGTTCCCCACCCGCACCCGCTACACCGGGATGTCGCTGGCCTTCCAGGGCGGCGGCATCTACGCCAGCGGCTTCACCCCGCTGATCCTCACCGCGCTCATCGCGGCCACCGACGGCGCGCCCTGGCTGGCGGCCGGCTACCTGCTGCTGCTGGCGGTCGTCAGCGGCATCTCAGCGCTGCGGGCCCGCCCGCTCGAGCACCTCTAG
- a CDS encoding class I SAM-dependent methyltransferase: protein MDPTPGPRPPAVLPLAEDGYPAAGGVTRRPTGPAESARANRGWWDAAAPAYLAEHGSDLGDTDFLWCPEGLREADAHLLGDVAGRRVLEIGCGSAPCSRWLRLAGASPVALDVSGGMLARAAELNGSTGVAVPLLQADAGALPLADASVDLACSAFGGLPFVSDARAVLTEVARVLVPGGRLVASVNHPMRWPMPDSPDPDDLRVVASYFDRTPYVETDDRGRTVYVEHHRTIGDWVRAVVGAGFVLTDLVEPEWTPGRTQTWGQWSPERGALVPGTLVLVCDLPGQTV, encoded by the coding sequence ATGGACCCCACCCCCGGCCCCCGCCCCCCGGCCGTCCTGCCGCTCGCCGAGGACGGCTACCCGGCCGCCGGCGGCGTCACCCGGCGGCCCACCGGCCCGGCCGAGTCGGCCCGCGCCAACCGCGGCTGGTGGGACGCCGCGGCCCCGGCCTATCTCGCCGAGCACGGCTCCGACCTCGGCGACACCGACTTCCTGTGGTGCCCCGAGGGCCTGCGGGAGGCCGACGCGCACCTGCTCGGGGACGTCGCCGGACGCCGGGTGCTGGAGATCGGCTGCGGGTCGGCGCCGTGCTCCCGCTGGCTGCGGCTGGCCGGCGCCTCCCCGGTCGCCCTCGACGTCTCCGGCGGGATGCTCGCCCGGGCCGCGGAGCTCAACGGCAGCACCGGTGTCGCCGTCCCGCTGCTGCAGGCCGACGCCGGGGCGCTGCCGCTGGCCGACGCCAGCGTCGACCTGGCCTGCTCGGCCTTCGGCGGGCTGCCCTTCGTCAGTGACGCCCGGGCGGTGCTCACCGAGGTGGCCCGGGTGCTCGTGCCCGGCGGCCGCCTCGTGGCCTCGGTCAACCACCCGATGCGCTGGCCGATGCCGGACTCCCCCGACCCCGACGACCTGCGCGTGGTGGCCTCCTACTTCGACCGGACGCCGTACGTCGAGACCGACGACCGCGGCCGCACCGTCTACGTGGAGCACCACCGCACGATCGGCGACTGGGTGCGCGCGGTGGTGGGCGCGGGCTTCGTGCTCACCGACCTGGTCGAGCCGGAGTGGACGCCGGGCCGCACGCAGACGTGGGGCCAGTGGTCGCCCGAGCGCGGCGCACTGGTGCCCGGCACGCTCGTCCTGGTCTGCGACCTGCCCGGCCAGACGGTGTGA
- a CDS encoding TIGR02611 family protein, producing the protein MAARKSLEAPYRLGVGLVGGLIVAVGIVAIPLPGPGWLIVFAGLFVLATEFLWAERLLEYARRQVQGWTDWLGRQPVVVRVAVAVLTAAFVYGVVVLTLHVTGVPHWVPGWVPLWH; encoded by the coding sequence ATCGCGGCCCGCAAGAGCCTCGAGGCGCCCTACCGGCTGGGCGTGGGGCTCGTCGGCGGGCTGATCGTGGCGGTGGGCATCGTGGCGATCCCGCTGCCCGGACCGGGGTGGCTGATCGTCTTCGCCGGTCTGTTCGTGCTGGCCACGGAGTTCCTCTGGGCCGAGCGGCTCCTGGAGTACGCCCGCCGCCAGGTGCAGGGCTGGACCGACTGGCTGGGCCGCCAGCCCGTCGTCGTCCGGGTGGCGGTGGCCGTGCTGACCGCCGCGTTCGTCTACGGCGTGGTGGTGCTGACCCTGCACGTGACGGGCGTCCCGCACTGGGTGCCGGGGTGGGTGCCGCTGTGGCACTGA
- a CDS encoding putative leader peptide, translating to MTGAGTAGGTLTRRLHVDLLRVGSAVCPRPRTALR from the coding sequence GTGACGGGAGCAGGGACGGCCGGCGGCACGCTGACCCGCCGGCTCCACGTCGACCTGCTCCGGGTCGGCAGCGCGGTCTGTCCGCGCCCCCGCACCGCCCTGCGCTGA
- a CDS encoding anti-sigma factor domain-containing protein: MTAPGQPGREDAHRTWDELAVGWALHALEPEDETLFAAHLRTCDRCAQTVADTAEVMAALAGDLPPAEPSDALRDRLRAAVEETEQVPPAELPAPAPEVPATPRALERPTRVPLGASPYGNLRAPLPPRHLDRRPAWRRVLPTALVAAALAAVLALGAWNVVVTGDRDTARTQAEEQSRVIDSLLQPGRATIAPMTENGRAVATVVARDGQVQVLTDGLPVNDAAAQTYVVWGMRADSPVALGTFDVVTPQMDLRTVGSAATGLDDYSAYGISIEPGRQAPTTPSEIVATGQVTS, encoded by the coding sequence ATGACCGCCCCCGGCCAGCCCGGCCGCGAGGACGCGCACCGGACCTGGGACGAGCTCGCCGTCGGCTGGGCGCTGCACGCCCTCGAGCCCGAGGACGAGACGCTCTTCGCCGCCCACCTGCGCACCTGTGACCGCTGTGCCCAGACCGTGGCCGACACCGCCGAGGTGATGGCCGCCCTGGCCGGCGACCTGCCCCCGGCCGAGCCCTCCGACGCGCTGCGGGACCGGCTGCGGGCCGCGGTCGAGGAGACCGAGCAGGTGCCGCCCGCCGAGCTCCCCGCACCCGCTCCCGAGGTGCCGGCCACCCCGCGGGCCCTCGAGCGCCCCACCCGTGTCCCGCTGGGGGCCAGCCCCTACGGCAACCTCCGTGCACCGCTGCCGCCCCGGCACCTCGACCGGCGGCCGGCCTGGCGTCGGGTGCTGCCGACGGCCCTCGTCGCCGCGGCCCTGGCCGCGGTGCTCGCGCTCGGGGCATGGAACGTGGTGGTCACCGGTGACCGGGACACCGCCCGCACCCAGGCGGAGGAGCAGAGCCGGGTGATCGACTCCCTGCTGCAGCCGGGCCGGGCCACCATCGCCCCGATGACCGAGAACGGGCGCGCCGTCGCCACCGTGGTCGCCCGCGACGGTCAGGTGCAGGTGCTCACCGACGGCCTGCCGGTCAACGACGCCGCCGCCCAGACCTACGTCGTGTGGGGGATGCGTGCCGACTCCCCGGTGGCCCTCGGCACCTTCGACGTGGTCACTCCCCAGATGGACCTGCGGACCGTAGGCTCGGCGGCAACCGGGCTGGACGACTACTCCGCCTACGGCATCAGCATCGAGCCCGGTCGACAGGCTCCGACGACACCGTCGGAGATCGTCGCGACCGGGCAGGTGACCAGCTGA